A DNA window from Actinomadura coerulea contains the following coding sequences:
- a CDS encoding carboxylate-amine ligase, producing MGGGVGGHAPGVSLGVEEEFLLVDALSGECVGHAEDILERAGPHRWRASGGSFHTELLGSQVEAVTGVCHDLAGLRAQLRYGRARLAEAAREGGALLVASGTPVLGGSPPQAARGERFAAIVSAYGDVVEDYQACGCHVHVGVPDRESAVAVVNHLRPWLPVLVALAANSPFDRGRPTRYAARRMMEMARFPGAGVPPWSASAADYDARVAALVESGALVDAAMTFWLARPSPRWPTVEVRAGDAAATADEAVLQAALVRGLVAAALAELAAGREAPRVDGQVCAAALWNAARHGLDGAMVDPVSRRAVPAWRLLDGMVARAAPALEAAGDLDTVFTLVEGVRRAGTGADRQCRAARRGGPRAVVDMLVRQTESGGLAPEGTGPGTGLGGGPGSAGGPVDGAVEGPGEPPGATPGAKPGVWDAGERVPEPDAP from the coding sequence ATGGGCGGAGGCGTTGGGGGGCACGCGCCGGGCGTCAGTCTCGGGGTGGAGGAGGAGTTCCTGCTGGTGGACGCGCTGTCGGGCGAGTGCGTCGGGCACGCCGAGGACATCCTGGAAAGGGCCGGGCCGCACCGGTGGCGGGCGTCGGGCGGGTCGTTCCACACCGAGTTGCTGGGGTCGCAGGTGGAGGCGGTGACCGGGGTCTGCCACGACCTGGCGGGCCTGCGCGCGCAGCTGCGGTACGGGCGGGCGCGGCTGGCGGAGGCGGCGCGGGAGGGCGGCGCGCTGCTGGTGGCGTCGGGGACGCCGGTGCTGGGAGGCAGCCCGCCGCAGGCCGCGCGGGGCGAGCGGTTCGCCGCCATCGTGTCCGCCTACGGCGACGTGGTCGAGGACTACCAGGCGTGCGGCTGCCACGTGCACGTCGGCGTCCCGGACCGGGAGTCGGCGGTGGCGGTGGTGAACCACCTGCGGCCGTGGCTGCCGGTGCTGGTGGCGCTGGCGGCCAACTCGCCGTTCGACCGCGGGCGCCCGACCCGCTACGCGGCGCGCCGGATGATGGAGATGGCGCGGTTCCCGGGCGCGGGCGTGCCGCCGTGGTCGGCGTCGGCCGCCGACTACGACGCGCGGGTCGCGGCGCTGGTGGAGTCGGGCGCCCTGGTGGACGCGGCGATGACGTTCTGGCTGGCGCGGCCGTCGCCGCGGTGGCCGACGGTGGAGGTGCGGGCCGGGGACGCCGCGGCGACCGCGGACGAGGCGGTGCTCCAGGCGGCGCTGGTGCGGGGCCTGGTGGCCGCCGCGCTGGCGGAGCTGGCGGCGGGCCGGGAGGCGCCCCGGGTGGACGGGCAGGTGTGCGCGGCGGCGCTGTGGAACGCGGCCCGGCACGGCCTGGACGGCGCGATGGTGGACCCGGTGTCGCGGCGCGCGGTCCCGGCGTGGCGGCTGCTGGACGGCATGGTCGCCCGCGCGGCCCCGGCCCTGGAGGCGGCCGGGGACCTGGACACGGTGTTCACGCTGGTGGAGGGAGTGCGCCGCGCGGGGACGGGCGCCGACCGGCAGTGCCGGGCGGCGCGGCGGGGCGGGCCGCGCGCGGTGGTGGACATGCTGGTCCGGCAGACCGAGTCCGGCGGCCTGGCCCCCGAGGGCACGGGGCCCGGTACGGGGCTTGGCGGCGGGCCGGGCTCCGCGGGCGGGCCGGTGGACGGGGCCGTCGAGGGGCCGGGGGAGCCGCCGGGCGCGACTCCGGGGGCGAAACCGGGCGTATGGGACGCGGGTGAGCGGGTACCGGAGCCGGACGCCCCTTGA
- a CDS encoding cysteine hydrolase family protein → MNRALLVIDVQESFRRRPNWEAVSAPDIADRAAGDLVVWILHAEPGSGGAFDPGLGHVRLMDGLAPEPGEPVMTKTSRNAFTTTGLQQLLTERGVGEVAVCGIQTEQCCETTARLAADLGYRVTFVTDATATFPIEHRDAPPGRALAEILADPATLPTDQIIARTEYALAGRFAAIASLDDLAPAPVR, encoded by the coding sequence ATGAACCGAGCGCTCCTCGTCATCGACGTCCAAGAGTCCTTCCGCCGCCGCCCCAACTGGGAGGCGGTCTCGGCGCCCGACATCGCCGACCGCGCCGCCGGCGACCTGGTCGTGTGGATCCTGCACGCCGAACCCGGCAGCGGCGGCGCGTTCGACCCCGGCCTCGGCCACGTGCGCCTGATGGACGGCCTGGCCCCCGAGCCCGGCGAACCCGTCATGACCAAGACCTCCCGCAACGCGTTCACCACCACCGGCCTGCAGCAGCTGCTCACCGAGCGCGGCGTCGGCGAGGTCGCCGTCTGCGGCATCCAGACCGAGCAGTGCTGCGAGACCACCGCCCGCCTGGCCGCCGACCTCGGCTACCGCGTCACCTTCGTCACCGACGCCACCGCCACCTTCCCCATCGAGCACCGCGACGCCCCGCCCGGCCGTGCCCTGGCCGAGATCCTCGCCGACCCCGCCACCCTGCCCACCGACCAGATCATCGCCCGCACCGAGTACGCCCTGGCCGGGCGGTTCGCGGCGATCGCCTCGCTCGACGACCTCGCGCCCGCCCCGGTACGCTGA
- a CDS encoding GlxA family transcriptional regulator: MTRVVFLLVPGLHLLDLAGPAQVFGMAADAGLPYRLAYVADHPAPVDPRETAPPCPGAPATVPTAQGVPLQASTDWPDLAPGDIAVVPGWRWGDARPHAAPVSARAARRLAAHHAAGGTVASVCAGAFALAHAGLLDGRRCTTHHELQDALARRHPRATVVRDVLYVTDGRVITSAGIASGIDLALHLVASRHGAGAAARTARAMVVYARRNGDEPQASALLRHRAHVSDAVHRAQDLIDARFARPLPLHALAAEAGVSERTLTRRFTAATGLTPLRYQQELRLERAEHLIGQGATTDAAARAVGFTDARMLRRLRASP; this comes from the coding sequence GTGACCCGCGTCGTCTTCCTGCTGGTGCCCGGCCTGCATCTGCTCGACCTGGCCGGGCCCGCCCAGGTGTTCGGCATGGCCGCGGACGCCGGCCTGCCCTACCGGCTCGCCTACGTCGCCGACCACCCCGCACCCGTGGACCCGCGGGAGACCGCGCCGCCCTGCCCCGGCGCGCCCGCGACCGTGCCGACCGCGCAGGGCGTCCCCCTCCAGGCGTCCACCGACTGGCCCGACCTCGCCCCGGGCGACATCGCCGTGGTCCCCGGATGGCGCTGGGGCGACGCCCGGCCCCACGCCGCGCCCGTCTCCGCCCGCGCCGCGCGCCGCCTGGCCGCCCACCACGCCGCGGGCGGCACCGTCGCCAGCGTCTGCGCCGGGGCCTTCGCCCTCGCCCACGCCGGGCTGCTGGACGGGCGCCGCTGCACCACCCACCACGAACTCCAGGACGCCCTGGCCCGCCGCCACCCGCGCGCTACCGTCGTGCGCGACGTGCTGTACGTCACCGACGGCCGCGTCATCACCTCCGCCGGCATCGCCTCCGGCATCGACCTGGCCCTGCACCTGGTCGCCTCCCGGCACGGCGCCGGCGCCGCCGCCCGCACCGCCCGCGCGATGGTCGTGTACGCGCGCCGCAACGGCGACGAACCCCAGGCCAGCGCCCTGCTGCGGCACCGCGCCCACGTCAGCGACGCCGTCCACCGCGCCCAGGACCTCATCGACGCCCGCTTCGCCCGTCCCCTGCCCCTGCACGCCCTGGCGGCCGAGGCCGGCGTCAGCGAACGCACCCTGACCCGCCGCTTCACCGCCGCCACCGGCCTGACCCCGCTGCGCTACCAGCAGGAACTGCGCCTGGAACGCGCCGAGCACCTCATCGGGCAGGGCGCCACCACCGACGCCGCCGCCCGCGCCGTCGGATTCACCGACGCCCGCATGCTCCGCCGCCTGCGCGCCAGCCCCTGA
- a CDS encoding alpha/beta fold hydrolase — translation MDITHSKDGTRIAIDRTGEGPALIHVGGALNDRGSGAALAGLLAPRRTVLTYDRRGRGDSGDTPPYAVEREIEDLAAVIEAAGGSAAVYGMSSGAVLALRAAAHGLPITRLALFEPPFNPAHDDRLTRARAYSTELTGLLADGRRGDALALFMTVVGMPEETVRQMRGAPMWPALEELAPTLAYDSAVMDDAATGAELPRDLLASVPVPALVLDGGASPAWMRDIAHRTAELLPAGTHRTLHGQTHDVDPAALAPALEEFLTG, via the coding sequence ATGGACATCACGCACTCCAAGGACGGCACCCGCATCGCCATCGACCGGACCGGCGAGGGGCCCGCCCTGATCCATGTCGGCGGCGCCCTCAACGACCGCGGCTCGGGCGCCGCGCTCGCCGGGCTGCTGGCCCCGCGCCGCACCGTCCTCACCTACGACCGCCGGGGACGCGGCGACAGCGGCGACACCCCGCCCTACGCCGTCGAACGCGAGATCGAGGACCTGGCCGCCGTCATCGAGGCCGCCGGCGGGTCCGCCGCGGTGTACGGGATGTCGTCCGGCGCCGTCCTGGCGCTGCGCGCCGCCGCGCACGGCCTGCCCATCACGCGGCTCGCGCTGTTCGAGCCGCCCTTCAACCCCGCCCACGACGACCGCCTCACCCGCGCCCGCGCCTACAGCACCGAGCTGACCGGCCTGCTCGCCGACGGGCGCCGCGGGGACGCCCTCGCCCTGTTCATGACCGTCGTCGGGATGCCGGAGGAGACGGTCCGCCAGATGAGGGGCGCGCCGATGTGGCCCGCGCTGGAGGAGCTCGCGCCCACCCTCGCCTACGACTCGGCGGTCATGGACGACGCCGCCACGGGCGCCGAGCTGCCGCGTGACCTGCTCGCGAGCGTCCCGGTCCCGGCCCTGGTGCTGGACGGCGGCGCCAGCCCCGCCTGGATGCGCGACATCGCGCACCGCACCGCCGAGCTCCTGCCCGCCGGGACGCACCGCACCCTGCACGGCCAGACCCACGACGTCGACCCCGCCGCGCTCGCCCCTGCCCTGGAGGAGTTCCTCACCGGCTGA
- a CDS encoding IMPACT family protein, producing MRTIRQGGSVELEVRRSRFVCTLARAADEAEAAAFIAAHRRAHRDATHNCTAYVVGEHGEITRSGDDGEPAGTAGIPMLEVLVRRGLTGTAAVVTRYFGGVKLGAGGLARAYGQAVADALDAVGVVELRPVVTVTVGVDHALAGRFLGDLHARGHQPGDVRYGTGVQADVAVPVQELEAFEAWAAQVTAGRAWTRRGAPGHIEVPVP from the coding sequence ATGCGCACGATCAGACAGGGCGGCTCGGTGGAGCTGGAGGTCCGCAGGTCCCGGTTCGTCTGCACGCTCGCCCGCGCCGCCGACGAGGCGGAGGCGGCGGCGTTCATCGCCGCGCACCGGCGCGCGCACCGCGACGCCACCCACAACTGCACCGCCTACGTCGTCGGCGAGCACGGCGAGATCACCAGGAGCGGCGACGACGGCGAACCGGCCGGGACGGCGGGCATCCCGATGCTGGAGGTGCTGGTGCGGCGCGGGCTGACTGGCACCGCCGCGGTCGTCACCCGCTACTTCGGCGGGGTGAAGCTCGGCGCGGGCGGCCTGGCGCGCGCCTACGGGCAGGCGGTCGCCGACGCCCTGGACGCCGTCGGCGTCGTGGAGCTGCGCCCGGTCGTGACGGTCACCGTCGGCGTGGACCACGCGCTCGCGGGGCGGTTCCTGGGCGACCTGCACGCCCGCGGGCACCAGCCCGGCGACGTCCGCTACGGGACGGGCGTGCAGGCCGACGTGGCGGTTCCCGTCCAGGAGCTGGAGGCGTTCGAGGCGTGGGCCGCGCAGGTCACCGCCGGGCGCGCCTGGACGCGGCGCGGCGCGCCCGGCCACATCGAGGTGCCCGTCCCCTGA
- a CDS encoding HAD-IIA family hydrolase, producing MTERKPIEYWLSDMDGVLVHEGRPVPGAEEFVRRLAASGKPFLILTNNSIYTRRDLSARLAAAGLAVPPEAIWTSALATARFLADQRPEGSAYVIGEAGLTTALHEADFVLTDIDPDYVVLGETRTYSFSQITRAIRLIEGGARFVATNPDPIGPSPEGSLPACGAVAAMITRATGVEPYFVGKPNPLMMRTALNVVGGHSESTAMIGDRMDTDIVAGVEAGLETILVLTGVTRKDEIARFPFRPHRVVSSIADLIDLV from the coding sequence ATGACCGAGCGCAAGCCGATCGAGTACTGGTTGTCGGACATGGACGGCGTCCTGGTGCACGAGGGCCGTCCCGTCCCCGGCGCCGAGGAGTTCGTCCGCCGCCTGGCGGCGTCCGGAAAGCCGTTCCTCATCCTGACCAACAACTCGATCTACACCCGGCGGGACCTGTCGGCCCGCCTGGCGGCGGCCGGGCTGGCCGTCCCGCCCGAGGCGATCTGGACCTCGGCGCTGGCCACCGCCCGGTTCCTGGCCGACCAGCGGCCCGAGGGGTCGGCCTACGTGATCGGGGAGGCGGGCCTGACGACGGCGCTGCACGAGGCGGACTTCGTCCTCACCGACATCGACCCCGACTACGTGGTGCTCGGCGAGACCCGCACCTACAGCTTCTCCCAGATCACCCGCGCGATCCGGCTGATCGAGGGCGGCGCCCGGTTCGTGGCGACCAACCCCGACCCGATCGGCCCGTCGCCGGAGGGCTCGCTGCCGGCGTGCGGCGCCGTCGCCGCGATGATCACCCGGGCGACGGGCGTGGAGCCCTACTTCGTCGGCAAGCCGAACCCGCTGATGATGCGCACGGCGCTGAACGTGGTCGGCGGGCACAGCGAGAGCACCGCGATGATCGGCGACCGCATGGACACCGACATCGTCGCCGGCGTCGAGGCCGGGCTGGAGACGATCCTGGTGCTGACCGGCGTCACCCGCAAGGACGAGATCGCCCGGTTCCCGTTCCGCCCGCACCGCGTCGTGTCCTCCATCGCCGACCTCATCGACCTGGTCTGA
- a CDS encoding class I adenylate-forming enzyme family protein, translated as MQDRDVQHRDEEGPGRPLASIAEVRAAMTAPGQPFEMAEARIRGVRTRVWKNAPHTLRDVLELSRLHGDKDFLVYGDDRLTFAEHHARAAAFARALVDRYGIAKGDRVAIAMRNYPEWSVAFFGAAVAGAVVVPLNAWWSAAELEYGLADSGARVLVADAGRAERLAGVLPGLGVACLVARADGAVPAGAEAFEDAAGGPPAAPSEASPPGGALPDMPLPDVPLGPEDEATIFYTSGTTGRPKGALGTHRNIAGNPVSLAYGIMSAGVRAGRTVEELAAPQPRVTLLSVPFFHATGCHSVLVSSALQGGTVVLMYKWDVRRALELIERERVTGFGGVPTMAWQVLTSPDFAEFDTSSLTGVSYGGAPAAPALVDKIRERLPERMPGNGYGLTETSSVTTYNGGVNYLERPDSVGPPVAVCDVRVVGPAGEELPAGEVGELLIKGPNVIKGYWNRPEATAAAFADGWFHSGDLARLDDDGFVYIVDRAKDMLIRGGENIYCAEVEAALYEHPAVADCAVIGVPHQVLGEEVGAVVVPRPGAAVSASGLREFLGGRIAAFKVPAHVWFREQGLPRNPGGKILKTRLREELLGRPPVS; from the coding sequence GTGCAGGACCGGGACGTGCAACACCGGGACGAGGAGGGCCCCGGGCGGCCGCTGGCGAGCATCGCCGAGGTCCGGGCGGCGATGACGGCGCCGGGGCAGCCGTTCGAGATGGCCGAGGCGCGGATCCGCGGCGTGCGGACCCGCGTGTGGAAGAACGCCCCGCACACCCTGCGCGACGTCCTGGAGCTCTCCCGCCTCCACGGCGACAAGGACTTCCTCGTCTACGGGGACGACCGGCTCACCTTCGCCGAGCACCACGCGCGGGCGGCCGCGTTCGCGCGGGCCCTCGTCGACCGGTACGGGATCGCCAAGGGCGACCGGGTCGCGATCGCCATGCGCAACTACCCCGAGTGGTCGGTGGCGTTCTTCGGCGCCGCCGTCGCCGGAGCCGTCGTGGTCCCCCTGAACGCCTGGTGGAGCGCCGCGGAACTGGAGTACGGGCTGGCCGACAGCGGCGCCAGGGTCCTGGTCGCCGACGCCGGGCGCGCCGAGCGGCTCGCGGGCGTCCTGCCGGGCCTGGGCGTGGCGTGCCTGGTCGCGCGGGCGGACGGCGCCGTGCCCGCGGGCGCCGAGGCGTTCGAGGACGCCGCAGGCGGCCCGCCCGCCGCGCCCTCCGAGGCGTCCCCGCCCGGCGGCGCTCTGCCCGATATGCCGCTGCCCGACGTGCCGCTCGGCCCCGAGGACGAGGCCACGATCTTCTACACCTCCGGCACCACCGGACGGCCCAAGGGCGCCCTCGGCACGCACCGCAACATCGCCGGCAACCCCGTGAGCCTCGCCTACGGGATCATGTCGGCGGGCGTGCGGGCCGGCCGCACGGTCGAGGAGCTCGCGGCGCCGCAGCCGCGCGTGACGCTGCTGAGCGTCCCGTTCTTCCACGCCACCGGCTGCCACTCGGTGCTGGTGTCCAGCGCCCTGCAGGGCGGCACCGTGGTGCTGATGTACAAGTGGGACGTCCGAAGGGCGCTGGAGCTGATCGAGCGGGAGCGGGTCACCGGGTTCGGCGGCGTGCCGACGATGGCCTGGCAGGTCCTGACCTCCCCCGACTTCGCCGAGTTCGACACCTCCAGCCTCACCGGCGTCAGCTACGGCGGCGCGCCGGCCGCGCCCGCCCTCGTCGACAAGATCAGGGAGCGGCTGCCCGAGCGGATGCCCGGCAACGGCTACGGCCTCACCGAGACCTCCTCGGTCACCACCTACAACGGCGGCGTGAACTACCTGGAGCGGCCCGACAGCGTCGGCCCGCCCGTCGCGGTCTGCGACGTCAGGGTCGTGGGGCCCGCCGGGGAGGAGCTGCCGGCCGGCGAGGTCGGCGAGCTGCTCATCAAGGGGCCCAACGTCATCAAGGGTTACTGGAACCGGCCGGAGGCGACCGCCGCGGCGTTCGCGGACGGCTGGTTCCACAGCGGCGACCTGGCCCGCCTGGACGACGACGGGTTCGTCTACATCGTCGACCGCGCCAAGGACATGCTGATCCGCGGCGGCGAGAACATCTACTGCGCCGAGGTCGAGGCCGCCCTGTACGAGCATCCCGCCGTCGCCGACTGCGCCGTGATCGGCGTCCCCCACCAGGTGCTCGGCGAGGAGGTCGGCGCGGTCGTCGTGCCGCGCCCCGGCGCCGCGGTGTCCGCGAGCGGGCTCCGGGAGTTCCTGGGCGGGCGGATCGCCGCGTTCAAGGTGCCCGCGCACGTGTGGTTCCGCGAGCAGGGCCTGCCCCGCAACCCCGGCGGCAAGATCCTCAAGACGCGGCTGCGCGAGGAGCTGCTCGGCCGCCCGCCGGTATCGTGA
- a CDS encoding RidA family protein: protein MSDEPAPAHRQIDAPGLAPGPGYSHAVSVDVPGRLVVISGQIPLDPAGNLVGPGDLEAQTRQVFANLETALTAAGARWEHVVRLGYFLRDAGGAPVVRAVRAEFVPKGVAPAASLVEVSRLVRDDLLVEIEALAVVPAG from the coding sequence ATGAGCGACGAACCGGCCCCCGCCCACCGCCAGATCGACGCGCCGGGCCTGGCGCCCGGGCCCGGATACAGCCATGCCGTCTCCGTCGACGTGCCGGGCCGGCTCGTGGTGATCAGCGGCCAGATCCCGCTGGACCCGGCCGGGAACCTGGTCGGCCCCGGCGACCTGGAGGCCCAGACCCGACAGGTGTTCGCCAACCTGGAGACCGCGCTCACCGCCGCCGGCGCCCGCTGGGAGCACGTCGTGCGGCTCGGCTACTTCCTGCGCGACGCCGGCGGCGCCCCGGTCGTGCGCGCGGTGCGCGCCGAGTTCGTCCCGAAGGGCGTCGCGCCCGCCGCGTCTCTGGTCGAGGTGTCGCGCCTGGTCCGCGACGACCTGCTGGTGGAGATCGAGGCCCTCGCCGTCGTCCCCGCCGGCTGA
- a CDS encoding TerD family protein yields MGVSLSKGGNVSLTKEAPGLTAVVVGLGWDVRTTTGTDFDLDASALLCSAENKVLSDQHFVFFNNLKSPDGSVEHTGDNLTGEGEGDDEAIKVNLSTVPAEISKIVFPVSIYDADKRQQSFGQVRNAFIRVVNQADNSEIARYDLSEDASTETAMVFGELYRNGAEWKFRAVGQGYASGLSGIASDFGVNV; encoded by the coding sequence GTGGGAGTCAGTCTGAGCAAGGGCGGCAACGTCTCGCTGACCAAGGAGGCCCCCGGACTGACCGCCGTCGTGGTTGGTCTGGGGTGGGACGTGCGGACCACGACCGGTACCGACTTCGACCTGGACGCCAGCGCCCTGTTGTGCTCGGCGGAGAACAAGGTCCTGTCGGACCAGCACTTCGTGTTCTTCAACAACCTCAAGAGCCCCGACGGTTCGGTCGAGCACACCGGCGACAACCTCACCGGTGAGGGCGAGGGCGACGACGAGGCGATCAAGGTGAACCTGAGCACCGTCCCCGCCGAGATCTCCAAGATCGTTTTCCCGGTGTCGATCTACGACGCCGACAAGCGCCAGCAGAGCTTCGGCCAGGTCCGCAACGCCTTCATCCGCGTGGTGAACCAGGCCGACAACAGCGAGATCGCGCGCTACGACCTGTCGGAGGACGCCTCGACCGAGACCGCGATGGTGTTCGGCGAGCTGTACCGCAACGGCGCCGAGTGGAAGTTCCGCGCGGTGGGCCAGGGCTACGCCTCGGGCCTGTCGGGCATCGCCTCCGACTTCGGGGTGAACGTCTGA
- a CDS encoding acyl-CoA dehydrogenase, with the protein MTSDADDLRQFVHGSSLDAKTRARLEEAVPEEFFTVPGGLTAPGRHALTYERLRRAGLAAPPAGELLADPPALCALLERAAIADPPLFHMMLLHYTLALGPILRFGAGQEETRPLRESLETMDSFGTLLMTEVGRSNSHLSPRTVARHDPATGGFVLSTPDAQAAKFPTNTAHPDLPKTAAVYATLVHGGQERGVFVFAVPLRGPGGAVPPGVRIVPASETTGLQIDYAAVLLEDVRVPYGAWLRDGASIGADGAFHDPHGPAAARLTRSMGIAPPVWRGVVSASAAITRAAAGMLLAHSAGRSTLGRLAPRRPLTDYRNQQEAVLGALASAYALTAVAAHVTTPRPPDHAAGLAGDAAGDEGGGPATAWAPWSAVDRDLALLKAAATVQAQETVSACRLHSGAPGFAAVERLNAYRGLTHAYQNAGGDNELILYDTARAMADRDRYVPPEPELGPPDDGDLDSPSVWLFLARDAERRTRDRLAGRVQAALREGQDAFTAWNGNLALAERTATACADRIILEILAAAAGAGPRALGPVLRLHALDRLERRAAVLLNEGVVPPGILDELWAARRRTCDELAPRAEELAAAFDLPAPVTAPAAFLA; encoded by the coding sequence GTGACCTCCGACGCCGACGACCTGCGGCAGTTCGTGCACGGCTCCTCCCTCGACGCCAAGACGCGCGCGCGGCTGGAGGAGGCCGTCCCCGAGGAGTTCTTCACCGTCCCCGGCGGGCTCACCGCGCCCGGCCGGCACGCGCTCACCTACGAGCGGCTGCGCCGCGCCGGGCTGGCCGCGCCGCCCGCCGGTGAACTGCTGGCCGACCCGCCGGCGCTGTGCGCGCTGCTGGAGCGCGCCGCGATCGCCGACCCGCCGCTGTTCCACATGATGCTGCTGCACTACACCCTCGCGCTCGGCCCGATCCTGCGGTTCGGCGCCGGGCAGGAGGAGACGCGGCCGCTGCGCGAGTCGCTGGAGACGATGGACTCGTTCGGCACGCTGCTGATGACCGAGGTGGGACGCAGCAACAGCCATCTGTCGCCCCGCACCGTCGCCCGCCACGACCCCGCCACCGGCGGGTTCGTGCTCAGCACCCCCGACGCGCAGGCCGCCAAGTTCCCCACCAACACCGCTCACCCGGACCTGCCCAAGACCGCCGCCGTCTACGCCACCCTCGTCCACGGCGGCCAGGAGCGCGGCGTGTTCGTGTTCGCCGTGCCGCTGCGCGGCCCCGGCGGCGCCGTCCCGCCCGGCGTGCGGATCGTCCCGGCGTCCGAGACCACCGGCCTGCAGATCGACTACGCCGCCGTCCTGCTGGAGGACGTCCGTGTCCCCTACGGGGCGTGGCTGCGCGACGGAGCGTCCATCGGCGCCGACGGGGCCTTCCACGACCCGCACGGTCCGGCGGCGGCGCGCCTGACCCGCTCGATGGGCATCGCCCCGCCGGTGTGGCGGGGCGTCGTGTCGGCCTCCGCCGCGATCACCCGGGCGGCCGCCGGGATGCTGCTGGCCCACTCGGCGGGCCGCTCCACCCTCGGCCGGCTGGCGCCGCGCCGCCCGCTGACCGACTACCGCAACCAGCAGGAGGCGGTGCTGGGGGCGCTGGCGTCCGCCTACGCCCTCACCGCCGTCGCCGCCCACGTCACCACCCCGCGCCCCCCGGACCACGCGGCGGGCCTCGCCGGGGACGCGGCCGGGGACGAGGGCGGCGGCCCGGCGACCGCGTGGGCGCCGTGGTCGGCGGTCGACCGGGACCTGGCGCTGCTGAAGGCCGCCGCGACGGTCCAGGCGCAGGAGACGGTGTCGGCGTGCCGGCTGCACAGCGGCGCCCCCGGGTTCGCCGCCGTCGAGCGCCTCAACGCCTACCGGGGCCTGACGCACGCCTACCAGAACGCCGGCGGCGACAACGAGCTCATCCTCTACGACACCGCGCGCGCGATGGCCGACCGCGACCGCTACGTCCCGCCCGAACCCGAGCTCGGGCCGCCCGACGACGGCGACCTGGACTCCCCGAGCGTGTGGCTGTTCCTGGCGCGCGACGCCGAGCGCCGTACGCGCGACCGGCTCGCCGGACGGGTCCAGGCGGCCCTGCGCGAGGGGCAGGACGCCTTCACCGCCTGGAACGGCAACCTGGCGCTGGCCGAGCGGACCGCCACCGCCTGCGCCGACCGGATCATCCTGGAGATCCTCGCCGCGGCCGCCGGCGCCGGGCCGCGGGCGCTCGGGCCGGTCCTGCGCCTGCACGCGCTGGACCGGCTGGAGCGCCGCGCCGCCGTCCTGCTCAACGAGGGGGTCGTCCCGCCGGGGATCCTGGACGAGCTGTGGGCCGCGCGGCGCCGCACCTGCGACGAGCTGGCGCCCCGCGCGGAGGAGCTGGCCGCCGCGTTCGATCTTCCCGCCCCCGTCACCGCGCCCGCCGCGTTCCTGGCCTGA
- a CDS encoding ACP S-malonyltransferase, producing the protein MPAPPFRPAEQLEPDDVCAFLFPGTGSAGVPDLPALARTGPGAARAVADVLDAVQEGLPPQGWPRLRSILMDDPGGYREAARTPGVAQLAGYAASVAVDRALRAHGVHPRFAVGQSFGEIAALVCAGAFSIADGARMGVAAVGVLARHGGGGGMGLLEAGEDRTRACIDAAAAPEVVVACLNAPHVTVVSGPDGPLEAVLAAARGQGVNAVRLAVPYLSHHPAMAGADEEWYAMIRGFPQRPLELTVHSPVRGRAYRDDDDLHRALADCIVEPVRLPESLRAVHAAGATVFTEAGAGNALCQCARLTLPDVRTMAPLRDRPRHGLTGKAAPGVTPTGERKDPS; encoded by the coding sequence GTGCCCGCACCCCCATTCCGCCCGGCCGAACAGCTCGAACCCGACGACGTCTGCGCCTTCCTGTTCCCCGGCACCGGCTCCGCCGGGGTCCCCGACCTGCCCGCCCTCGCCCGCACCGGGCCCGGCGCCGCCCGCGCCGTCGCCGACGTCCTGGACGCCGTGCAGGAGGGCCTGCCCCCCCAGGGCTGGCCGCGCCTGCGCTCGATCCTCATGGACGATCCGGGCGGCTACCGGGAGGCCGCCCGCACCCCCGGCGTCGCCCAGCTCGCCGGCTACGCCGCGTCCGTCGCCGTCGACCGCGCCCTGCGCGCCCACGGGGTCCATCCCCGCTTCGCGGTCGGGCAGAGCTTCGGGGAGATCGCCGCGCTGGTGTGCGCGGGCGCGTTCTCCATCGCCGACGGTGCCCGCATGGGCGTGGCCGCCGTCGGCGTCCTGGCCCGGCACGGCGGGGGCGGCGGCATGGGGCTGCTGGAGGCCGGGGAGGACCGCACCCGCGCCTGCATCGACGCCGCCGCCGCACCGGAGGTCGTCGTCGCCTGCCTCAACGCCCCGCACGTCACGGTCGTGTCGGGGCCCGACGGGCCGCTGGAGGCCGTCCTCGCCGCCGCGCGCGGCCAGGGCGTGAACGCCGTGCGGCTCGCGGTGCCCTACCTGTCCCACCATCCGGCGATGGCCGGCGCCGACGAGGAGTGGTACGCCATGATCCGCGGCTTCCCGCAGCGGCCCCTGGAGCTGACGGTCCACTCGCCGGTCCGCGGCCGCGCCTACCGCGACGACGACGACCTGCACCGCGCCCTGGCCGACTGCATCGTCGAACCCGTCCGGCTGCCGGAGTCCCTGCGCGCCGTCCACGCGGCGGGCGCCACGGTGTTCACCGAGGCCGGAGCGGGCAACGCGCTGTGCCAGTGCGCGCGTCTCACCCTGCCGGACGTGCGGACGATGGCGCCGCTGCGCGACCGCCCCCGCCACGGGCTGACCGGCAAGGCGGCCCCCGGCGTCACCCCCACCGGCGAGCGAAAGGACCCCTCGTGA